The proteins below come from a single Juglans regia cultivar Chandler chromosome 12, Walnut 2.0, whole genome shotgun sequence genomic window:
- the LOC109003037 gene encoding zinc finger protein ZAT11-like produces the protein MKRSTTERELDHNMTMANCLMLLSRGGEIAMDAFSHDSSTPSRVFECKTCNRQFPSFQALGGHRASHKKPRLMGGDESLDSQSDGSPTKPKTHECSICGLEFAIGQALGGHMRRHRTTLTTDHIQNQVPFNLKQNLQQAAPLGRTNSSQVRIVKKTSTSRRVLFLDLNLTPFENDLEYLKLGKAAPMVDCFL, from the coding sequence ATGAAAAGAAGCACAACAGAAAGAGAGCTGGATCATAACATGACCATGGCGAACTGCTTGATGCTTCTCTCTCGTGGGGGTGAAATTGCCATGGACGCTTTCTCTCATGACTCTAGTACTCCTAGCCGTGTGTTTGAGTGCAAGACATGTAATCGGCAATTCCCATCGTTCCAAGCGCTTGGTGGTCACCGAGCAAGCCACAAGAAGCCAAGGTTGATGGGAGGTGACGAAAGTCTTGATTCACAGTCTGATGGCTCCCCAACCAAGCCCAAAACCCACGAGTGCTCTATCTGCGGCCTAGAGTTTGCGATAGGACAGGCTTTGGGTGGTCACATGAGAAGGCATAGGACAACCTTAACTACTGATCATATTCAAAACCAAGTCCCTTTCAATCTCAAACAAAACCTGCAGCAGGCCGCTCCTCTTGGCCGTACTAATTCTTCACAAGTGCGTATCGTGAAGAAAACGAGTACAAGTCGGAGAGTCTTGTTTCTGGATCTGAACTTGACACCCTTTGAGAATGACTTGGAGTATCTAAAGCTTGGGAAGGCAGCACCCATGGTTGATTGTTTCTTGTAA